The following are encoded together in the Platichthys flesus chromosome 9, fPlaFle2.1, whole genome shotgun sequence genome:
- the mccc1 gene encoding methylcrotonoyl-CoA carboxylase subunit alpha, mitochondrial gives MAAVILSFPSLQSLRIFTQKLSWSRSGVRLVSGGVRRIEKVLIANRGEIACRVMRTAKKMGVRSVAVYSDADRDSMHVAMADEAYHIGPPPSQQSYLSMEKVLEVAKKSGSHAVHPGYGFLSESTEFAEACKQEGIIFIGPPSSAIRDMGIKSTSKHIMSAAGVPIIGGYHGEDQSNERLQAEAVQIGYPVMIKAVRGGGGKGMRIALTDSEFLEQLESARREARKSFNDDVMLIEKFVEDPRHVEVQVFGDTHGNAVYLFERDCSVQRRHQKIIEEAPGPGISPEVRRKLGEAAVRAAKAVNYVGAGTVEFIMDANHNFYFMEMNTRLQVEHPVSEMITGTDLVEWQLRVAAGERLPLLQDDIILGGHSFEARIYAEDPNNDFLPGAGPLLHLSTPPPDQHTRIETGVREGDEVSAHYDPMIAKLVVWGKDRPAALTKLRYCLRQYNIVGLNTNIEFLLSLSGHPEFEAGNVTTSFIPQHYADLFPAPSAPTGETICQAALGLVLQERKHTQEFTQTSTDPFSPFGSSSGWRSNIQFNRNMTLQVGDKKVDVVIKYNKDGSYNMQIGEESYHVTGEVELEGGASFLHCSVNGEKSRPKLVILENTVHLFSTEGTSQVSVPVPKYLAGVSGSGAQGGAVAPMTGTIEKVLVKVGDTVAVGDALMVMNAMKMEHTIRAPKAGVIKKVFFIEGSQANRHAPLVEFEEEEGEEGGEEGGSQ, from the exons ATGGCTGCAGTTATCCTGAGTTTCCCCAGTCTGCAAAGTCTGAGGATCTTTACCCA GAAGCTGTCATGGTCCCGGAGCGGCGTGAGGCTGGTGTCAGGAG GAGTGCGAAGGATCGAGAAGGTGCTGATCGCCAACCGGGGAGAGATCGCGTGTCGTGTGATGCGCACGGCGAAGAAGATGGGTGTCCGCTCTGTGGCGGTGTACAGTGACGCAGACAGAGACTCCATGCACGTGGCCATG GCGGATGAAGCCTATCACATCGGTCCTCCGCCCTCCCAGCAGAGTTACCTCTCCATGGAGAAAGTTTTGGAGGTGGCCAAGAAGTCTGGATCACAT gctGTCCACCCTGGATATGGCTTTCTATCAGAAAGCACAGAGTTTGCAGAGgcatgtaaacaggaaggcaTCATCTTCATCGGGCCGCCTTCGTCTGCCATTCGAGACATGGGCATTaagag CACATCAAAACACATCATGTCAGCTGCCGGAGTGCCAATCATTGGTGGTTACCATGGAGAGGACCAATCAAACGAGAGGCTCCAAGCGGAGGCTGTTCAGATCGGATACCCTGTGATGATTAAAGCCgtgcgtggaggaggagggaag ggaATGCGTATTGCACTTACAGACTCAGAATTCTTAGAGCAGCTGGAGTCTGCAAGACGAGAAGCCAGAAAGTCCTTCAACGATGACGTCATGCTGATTGAGAAGTTTGTAGAGGACCCCAG ACACGTGGAGGTTCAGGTGTTCGGGGACACGCACGGTAACGCCGTCTATCTGTTTGAGAGAGACTGCAGCGTCCAGAGGAGACATCAGAAAATCATTGAGGAGGCACCGGGG CCTGGGATTAGTCCGGAGGTTCGGAGAAAACTTGGAGAAGCAGCCGTCCGTGCAGCCAAAGCTGTGAACTATGTAGGAGCAG GTACGGTGGAGTTTATAATGGACGCCAATCATAACTTCTACTTCATGGAGATGAACACCAGGCTGCAGGTGGAACATCCAGTCTCTGAGATGATCACCGGAACCGACCTGGTGGAGTGGCAGCtcagg GTGGCAGCAGGGGAGCGTCTGCCTCTCCTCCAGGATGACATCATCCTCGGGGGTCACTCCTTCGAGGCGCGGATCTACGCCGAAGACCCAAACAACGACTTCCTCCCGGGGGCGGGGCCTCTGCTGCatctctccacccccccaccgGACCAACACACCCGCATAGAGACCGGAGTCCGGGAAG ggGACGAGGTGTCGGCTCATTATGACCCAATGATCGCTAAGCTGGTGGTTTGGGGGAAGGACCGACCAGCTGCCTTGACGAAGCTGCGTTACTGCCTCAGACAATACAAc ATCGTAGGACTGAACACGAACATAGAGTTTCTGCTGAGTCTCTCGGGCCACCCTGAGTTTGAGGCTGGGAACGTGACCACCAGCTTCATCCCCCAGCACTACGCAGACCTGTTCCCCGCTCCCAGTGCTCCCACTGGGGAAACCATCTGCCAGGCCGCCCTGGGCCTGGTGCtgcaggagaggaaacacacacaggagttcacacaaacatccacag acCCCTTCTCTCCATTTGGCTCGAGCAGCGGCTGGAGAAGCAACATTCAGTTTAACAGAAATATGACGCTGCAGGTTGGAGACAAAA AAGTTGATGTGGTGATCAAGTATAACAAAGATGGAAGCTATAATATGCAG ATTGGCGAGGAGTCGTACCATGTGACCGGAGAGGTGGAGTTGGAGGGCGGAGCTTCGTTCCTTCACTGTTCTGTCAACGGAGAGAAGTCTCGTCCCAAACTGGTGATACTGGAAAACACAGTTCACCTGTTCTCCACG GAGGGAACTTCCCAGGTGTCCGTCCCGGTGCCCAAATACCTGGCCGGTGTGAGCGGCTCTGGGGCCCAGGGCGGGGCCGTGGCCCCCATGACAGGAACCATAGAGAAG GTGCTGGTGAAGGTCGGTGACACAGTGGCGGTGGGAGACGCTCTGATGGTGATGAACGCCATGAAGATGGAG cacACGATCCGGGCGCCGAAGGCCGGCGTGATCAAGAAGGTTTTCTTCATCGAAGGTTCTCAGGCCAATCGCCACGCTCCTCTGGTGGagtttgaggaagaggagggggaggagggtggCGAGGAGGGAGGCAGCCAGTGA
- the lamp3 gene encoding lysosome-associated membrane glycoprotein 3 — MLRGLSGRWGLFLLAALIPGVQLQSSYNSVSPAPGSEQNNFHPVLQPTEATPQLGKYKLEGLDGKICIKATMGVEFIVIEKKTWYYSLDPTRVTTSGYCGKEVAVLSLTLPGNSASLQLTFKKENKVFYITKLTSHLSPLPVCPKCANKTFSGIMDHDKLFKSENGRSFNCKSESLLLMSSELRIKLVPLQFQAFTLLNGRYGKEVECWADFNKRVIPIIVGATVVGLLLIAVLTFLLIKDRRRQGYEEL; from the exons ATGCTGAGGGGTCTCTCGGGCCGATGGGGTCTTTTCCTCCTGGCTGCTCTGATTCCTG GCGTCCAGCTCCAGAGCAGCTACAACTCTGTCTCACCGGCCCCCGGCTCTGAGCAAAATAACTTCCATCCGGTCCTGCAGCCCACTGAGGCCACTCCTCAATtag GGAAATACAAGCTGGAAGGTCTGGATGGGAAAATATGTATCAAAGCCACCATGGGAGTCGAGTTCATCGTCATCGAGAAGAAG ACCTGGTACTACAGCCTGGACCCGACCAGGGTCACGACGAGCGGCTACTGCGgcaaagaagttgctgttctctctctcacgctgCCAGGAAACTCTGCTAGTCTGCAGCTCACCTTCAAAAAG gaaaataaagttttctacATCACCAAGCTGACGTCTCACCTGTCCCCTCTGCCTGTTTGCCCGAAATGTGCAA ATAAGACCTTCTCTGGCATAATGGACCACGACAAGTTGTTCAAATCCGAGAACGGTCGCAGCTTCAACTGCAAATCTGAGAGTTTGCTGTTGATGTCGTCCGAGCTGAGGATCAAACTTGTCCCACTGCAGTTTCAGGCCTTCACTCTGCTCAACGGACGCTATGGAAAAG AGGTGGAGTGCTGGGCTGACTTCAACAAGCGAGTGATTCCCATCATCGTCGGGGCCACAGTGGTGGgcctcctcctcatcgctgTGCTGACCTTCCTCCTCATCAAAGACCGCCGCAGACAAGGCTACGAGGAACTCTGA
- the kng1 gene encoding kininogen-1 isoform X2, whose protein sequence is MCHHPLQQDPQFQETFTQSSRPVWRGVEFSSLEQDRQPASAFTSCRDEREDPTMRSGAGLCVLGLLCLHSSVFGQEVQSGILLFCDSPEVEKVVSSAVEKFNERLSTGNKLALYQTLSAVKSENDTGSMYSLQFTTRRSDCPAGSSKPWTDCDYLSSGHKNPTLCNATVLLTETEADTQQVDCQIDSFIVPEKASCLGCPVEIDENSEDVKAPIAASIAKFNSISDSTHLFSLNRVGYATRQVIAGFRFKLRFDMKKTTCAKAEHKDLNDLCVPNDQDVEFRNCNSTVDFAPWRHESTDADLKCEAGALPPMLFTRRRPTGWSPLRNILIAEPSPSSSPSPTNTSPIKESSEEDLTEAAAVPAMAVEPGSDSPFHCPSKPWKTFHPEQPSATEAPTEAALVDLPPQPEGLSDADLIA, encoded by the exons ATGTGTCATCATCCTCTCCAGCAGGATCCCCAGTTCCAGGAGACCTTCACTCAGTCATCCAGACCCGTGTGGAGAGGAGTCGAGTTTTCCTCCCTGGAGCAGGATCGACAGCCGGCCTCCGCCTTCACAAGCTGTAG agACGAACGTGAGGATCCGACCATGAGGAGTGGAGCTGGCCTGTGTGTGCTGGGCCTGCTGTGCCTCCACAGCTCCGTGTTCGGGCAG GAGGTGCAGTCGGGCATTCTGTTGTTCTGTGACAGCCCGGAGGTGGAGAAGGTCGTCAGCAGCGCCGTGGAGAAGTTCAACGAGAGGCTGAGCACCGGGAACAAACTGGCTCTCTACCAGACTCTGTCAGCCGTCAAG tcAGAGAACGACACAGGCTCCATGTACTCACTGCAGTTCACCACCAGGAGGAGTGACTGTCCGGCCGGCAGCAGCAAGCCCTGGACAGACTGTGACTATCTGTCATCTGGACACAAG AATCCGACTCTATGCAACGCCACGGTTCtgctgacagagacagaagccGACACGCAGCAGGTGGACTGTCAGatcg ACAGTTTCATTGTTCCAGAGAAAGCTTCCTGTCTGGGCTGCCCCGTGGAAATCGATGAGAACTCAGAGGACGTCAAAGCCCCGATCGCTGCCTCCATCGCCAAGTTCAACTCCATCTCCGACTCCACTCACCTGTTCTCCCTGAACAGGGTCGGCTACGCCACCCGCCAG GTTATCGCAGGTTTCAGGTTCAAGCTCAGGTTCGACATGAAGAAGACCACCTGCGCCAAGGCCGAACACAAAGACCTCAACGACCTGTGTGTCCCCAATGACCAGGACGTG gagttCAGGAACTGTAACTCCACAGTGGATTTCGCTCCGTGGAGACATGAGTCCACAGATGCCGACTTAAAGTGTGAAGCAGGAGCTCTGCCTCCTATG TTGTTCACCAGGCGTCGTCCCACTGGCTGGTCTCCCCTCAGGAACATTCTGATTGCCGAACCTTCACCTTCGTCGTCCCCGTCCCCCACCAACACTTCACCCATAAAAGAATCATCTGAGGAGGACCTCACAGAAGCGGCCGCTGTGCCCGCCATGGCAGTAGAACCTGGGAGTGACAGCCCCTTCCACTGCCCCTCCAAACCCTGGAAGACTTTCCACCCGGAGCAACCCTCGGCCACTGAAGCTCCGACCGAAGCAGCCCTAGTGGATCTCCCCCCACAGCCAGAGGGCCTCAGTGATGCAGACCTGATTgcataa
- the kng1 gene encoding kininogen-1 isoform X1, whose translation MCHHPLQQDPQFQETFTQSSRPVWRGVEFSSLEQDRQPASAFTSCSRDEREDPTMRSGAGLCVLGLLCLHSSVFGQEVQSGILLFCDSPEVEKVVSSAVEKFNERLSTGNKLALYQTLSAVKSENDTGSMYSLQFTTRRSDCPAGSSKPWTDCDYLSSGHKNPTLCNATVLLTETEADTQQVDCQIDSFIVPEKASCLGCPVEIDENSEDVKAPIAASIAKFNSISDSTHLFSLNRVGYATRQVIAGFRFKLRFDMKKTTCAKAEHKDLNDLCVPNDQDVEFRNCNSTVDFAPWRHESTDADLKCEAGALPPMLFTRRRPTGWSPLRNILIAEPSPSSSPSPTNTSPIKESSEEDLTEAAAVPAMAVEPGSDSPFHCPSKPWKTFHPEQPSATEAPTEAALVDLPPQPEGLSDADLIA comes from the exons ATGTGTCATCATCCTCTCCAGCAGGATCCCCAGTTCCAGGAGACCTTCACTCAGTCATCCAGACCCGTGTGGAGAGGAGTCGAGTTTTCCTCCCTGGAGCAGGATCGACAGCCGGCCTCCGCCTTCACAAGCTGTAG cagagACGAACGTGAGGATCCGACCATGAGGAGTGGAGCTGGCCTGTGTGTGCTGGGCCTGCTGTGCCTCCACAGCTCCGTGTTCGGGCAG GAGGTGCAGTCGGGCATTCTGTTGTTCTGTGACAGCCCGGAGGTGGAGAAGGTCGTCAGCAGCGCCGTGGAGAAGTTCAACGAGAGGCTGAGCACCGGGAACAAACTGGCTCTCTACCAGACTCTGTCAGCCGTCAAG tcAGAGAACGACACAGGCTCCATGTACTCACTGCAGTTCACCACCAGGAGGAGTGACTGTCCGGCCGGCAGCAGCAAGCCCTGGACAGACTGTGACTATCTGTCATCTGGACACAAG AATCCGACTCTATGCAACGCCACGGTTCtgctgacagagacagaagccGACACGCAGCAGGTGGACTGTCAGatcg ACAGTTTCATTGTTCCAGAGAAAGCTTCCTGTCTGGGCTGCCCCGTGGAAATCGATGAGAACTCAGAGGACGTCAAAGCCCCGATCGCTGCCTCCATCGCCAAGTTCAACTCCATCTCCGACTCCACTCACCTGTTCTCCCTGAACAGGGTCGGCTACGCCACCCGCCAG GTTATCGCAGGTTTCAGGTTCAAGCTCAGGTTCGACATGAAGAAGACCACCTGCGCCAAGGCCGAACACAAAGACCTCAACGACCTGTGTGTCCCCAATGACCAGGACGTG gagttCAGGAACTGTAACTCCACAGTGGATTTCGCTCCGTGGAGACATGAGTCCACAGATGCCGACTTAAAGTGTGAAGCAGGAGCTCTGCCTCCTATG TTGTTCACCAGGCGTCGTCCCACTGGCTGGTCTCCCCTCAGGAACATTCTGATTGCCGAACCTTCACCTTCGTCGTCCCCGTCCCCCACCAACACTTCACCCATAAAAGAATCATCTGAGGAGGACCTCACAGAAGCGGCCGCTGTGCCCGCCATGGCAGTAGAACCTGGGAGTGACAGCCCCTTCCACTGCCCCTCCAAACCCTGGAAGACTTTCCACCCGGAGCAACCCTCGGCCACTGAAGCTCCGACCGAAGCAGCCCTAGTGGATCTCCCCCCACAGCCAGAGGGCCTCAGTGATGCAGACCTGATTgcataa
- the kng1 gene encoding kininogen-1 isoform X3: MRSGAGLCVLGLLCLHSSVFGQEVQSGILLFCDSPEVEKVVSSAVEKFNERLSTGNKLALYQTLSAVKSENDTGSMYSLQFTTRRSDCPAGSSKPWTDCDYLSSGHKNPTLCNATVLLTETEADTQQVDCQIDSFIVPEKASCLGCPVEIDENSEDVKAPIAASIAKFNSISDSTHLFSLNRVGYATRQVIAGFRFKLRFDMKKTTCAKAEHKDLNDLCVPNDQDVEFRNCNSTVDFAPWRHESTDADLKCEAGALPPMLFTRRRPTGWSPLRNILIAEPSPSSSPSPTNTSPIKESSEEDLTEAAAVPAMAVEPGSDSPFHCPSKPWKTFHPEQPSATEAPTEAALVDLPPQPEGLSDADLIA, translated from the exons ATGAGGAGTGGAGCTGGCCTGTGTGTGCTGGGCCTGCTGTGCCTCCACAGCTCCGTGTTCGGGCAG GAGGTGCAGTCGGGCATTCTGTTGTTCTGTGACAGCCCGGAGGTGGAGAAGGTCGTCAGCAGCGCCGTGGAGAAGTTCAACGAGAGGCTGAGCACCGGGAACAAACTGGCTCTCTACCAGACTCTGTCAGCCGTCAAG tcAGAGAACGACACAGGCTCCATGTACTCACTGCAGTTCACCACCAGGAGGAGTGACTGTCCGGCCGGCAGCAGCAAGCCCTGGACAGACTGTGACTATCTGTCATCTGGACACAAG AATCCGACTCTATGCAACGCCACGGTTCtgctgacagagacagaagccGACACGCAGCAGGTGGACTGTCAGatcg ACAGTTTCATTGTTCCAGAGAAAGCTTCCTGTCTGGGCTGCCCCGTGGAAATCGATGAGAACTCAGAGGACGTCAAAGCCCCGATCGCTGCCTCCATCGCCAAGTTCAACTCCATCTCCGACTCCACTCACCTGTTCTCCCTGAACAGGGTCGGCTACGCCACCCGCCAG GTTATCGCAGGTTTCAGGTTCAAGCTCAGGTTCGACATGAAGAAGACCACCTGCGCCAAGGCCGAACACAAAGACCTCAACGACCTGTGTGTCCCCAATGACCAGGACGTG gagttCAGGAACTGTAACTCCACAGTGGATTTCGCTCCGTGGAGACATGAGTCCACAGATGCCGACTTAAAGTGTGAAGCAGGAGCTCTGCCTCCTATG TTGTTCACCAGGCGTCGTCCCACTGGCTGGTCTCCCCTCAGGAACATTCTGATTGCCGAACCTTCACCTTCGTCGTCCCCGTCCCCCACCAACACTTCACCCATAAAAGAATCATCTGAGGAGGACCTCACAGAAGCGGCCGCTGTGCCCGCCATGGCAGTAGAACCTGGGAGTGACAGCCCCTTCCACTGCCCCTCCAAACCCTGGAAGACTTTCCACCCGGAGCAACCCTCGGCCACTGAAGCTCCGACCGAAGCAGCCCTAGTGGATCTCCCCCCACAGCCAGAGGGCCTCAGTGATGCAGACCTGATTgcataa
- the LOC133960691 gene encoding phosphatidylinositol 4,5-bisphosphate 3-kinase catalytic subunit alpha isoform-like, with protein MPPRPSSGELWGIHLMPPRILVDCLLPNGMILTLECLREATLITIKHELFKEARKYPLHQLLQEETSYIFVSVTQEAEREEFYDETRRLCDLRLFQPFLKVIEPVGNREEKILNREIGFAIGMPVCEFDLVKDPEVQDFRRNILNVCKDSVELRDASGPHSRALYVYPPNIESTQELPKHIYSKLDKGQIIVVIWVIVSPNNDKQKYTLKINHDCVPEQVIAEAIRKKTRSMLLSPEQLKMCVQEYQGKYILKVCGCDEYLLEKYPISQYKYIRSCIMLGRLPNLMLMAKDSLYSQLPTDNFVMPSYSRRISTATSYMNGEAAAKSLWTINGTLRIRILCATYVNVNIRDIDKIYVRTGIYHGGEQMCDNVNTQRVPCSNPRWNEWLTYDMYIPDIPRAARLCLSICSVKGRKGAKEEHCPLAWGNVNLFDYTHTLVANKMALNLWPVPHGLEDLLNPIGVTGSNPNKETPCLELEFDHFSSPVKYPDMNAVEDHANWTISRELGFNYNLSGQNNRVARDHALTDSDTEQLRQLSNRDPLSEITEQEKDFLWRHRHYCMNIPEILPKILLAVKWNSRDEVAQMYCLLKEWPSIRPEQTMELLDCNYPDPMVRHFAVRCLDKYLSDDKLSQYLIQLVQVLKYEQYLENPLARFLLKKALTNQRIGHFFFWHLKSEMHNKTVSQRFGLLLEAYCRACGMYLKHLSRQVEAMEKLINLTDILKQEKKDETQKVQMRFLVDQMKRPDYMDALQNYTSPLNPAHQLGNLRLDECRIMSSAKRPLWLNWENPDIMSELLFQNNEIIFKNGDDLRQDMLTLQIIKIMENIWQNQGLDLRMLPYGCLSLGDCVGLIEVVRSSHTIMQIQCKGGLKGALQFNSNTLHQWLKDKNKGEMYDLAVDLFTRSCAGYCVATFILGIGDRHNSNIMVKDDGQLFHIDFGHFLDHKKKKFGYKRERVPFVLTQDFLIVITKGSQECTKTKEFERFQEMCYKAYLAIRQHANLFINLFSMMLGSGMPELQSFDDIAYIRKTLALEKSEQEALDYFMKQMNDAHHGGWTTKMDWIFHTIRQHALN; from the exons ATGCCTCCCAGGCCGTCCTCAGGGGAGCTATGGGGCATCCACTTGATGCCTCCAAG GATCTTGGTGGACTGTCTGCTGCCCAACGGGATGATCCTGACTCTGGAGTGTCTCCGAGAGGCCACACTCATCACCATCAAACATGAGCTGTTCAAGGAAGCCAGGAAATATCCCCTCCACCAACTCCTACAGGAAGAGACATCCTACATATTTGTCAGTGTTACACAG GAAGCGGAGCGGGAGGAGTTCTATGATGAGACTCGGAGGTTGTGCGATCTGCGACTCTTCCAGCCCTTCCTCAAGGTCATTGAACCAGTAggcaacagagaggaaaagattCTCAACAGAGAAATCG GCTTTGCCATCGGTATGCCTGTGTGCGAGTTCGACCTTGTGAAAGACCCTGAGGTTCAGGACTTCAGGAGAAACATCCTGAATGTTTGTAAAGACTCGGTGGAGCTCAGAGACGCCAGTGGGCCTCACAGCAGAGCTCTGTACGTTTACCCACCCAACATAGAATCCACACAGGAACTTCCCAAGCACATCTATAGCAAACTGGACAAAG gTCAGATTATTGTTGTGATCTGGGTGATTGTTTCGCCgaacaatgacaaacaaaagTACACACTGAAGATCAACCACGACTGCGTGCCTGAGCAG GTGATTGCAGAGGCTATTCGTAAGAAGACCCGCAGCATGCTGCTGTCGCCGGAGCAGTTAAAGATGTGTGTTCAGGAATACCAGGGTAAATACATCCTCAAGGTGTGTGGCTGTGATGAGTATCTACTGGAGAAGTACCCCATCAGTCAGTATAAG tATATCCGCAGTTGCATCATGCTGGGCAGGTTGCCTAACCTGATGCTCATGGCAAAGGACAGCCTCTACAGCCAGCTGCCAACGGATAACTTCGTCATGCCGTCGTACTCCCGACGCATCTCCACAGCAACTTCCTATATGAACGGCGAGGCGGCTGCCAAGTCGCTGTGGACCATCAACGGAACGCTGAGAATACGAATCCTCTGTGCCACATATGTTAATGTCAACATCCGGGACATAGACAAG ATTTATGTCAGGACAGGCATTTACCATGGAGGTGAACAGATGTGTGACAACGTCAACACACAGAGAGTACCCTGCTCCAACCCCAG GTGGAACGAGTGGCTCACATACGATATGTACATCCCAGACATCCCCCGCGCTGCCAGACTCTGCCTCTCCATCTGCTCCGTCAAGGGCCGAAAGGGAGCGAAGGAG gAGCATTGTCCATTAGCGTGGGGAAATGTCAACTTGTTTGACTACACTCATACTCTAGTGGCCAACAAAATGGCTCTGAACCTCTGGCCTGTCCCTCATGGCCTAGAAGACCTCCTCAACCCCATCGGAGTCACTGGATCTAACCCCAATAAG GAAACGCCATGTTTAGAGCTGGAGTTTGACCACTTCAGTAGTCCAGTCAAATACCCAGATATGAACGCAGTAGAGGATCACGCAAACTGGACCATCTCCAGGGAGCTGGGATTTAACTACAACCTCTCTGGACAG aaTAATCGTGTGGCCAGGGATCACGCCCTGACAGACAGCGACACGGAGCAGCTGAGGCAGCTGAGCAACAGAGACCCTCTGTCAGAGATCACTGAGCAGGAGAAAGACTTCCTCTGGAGACACAG GCACTACTGCATGAACATCCCTGAGATCCTTCCCAAGATCCTCCTCGCTGTCAAATGGAACTCCAGGGATGAAGTAGCACAG ATGTACTGTCTGTTAAAGGAGTGGCCATCCATCCGTCCTGAACAGACCATGGAACTGCTGGACTGCAACTATCCAGACCCCATGGTCCGACACTTTGCTGTTCGCTGCCTGGACAAATACCTGAGCGATGACAAACTGTCTCAGTACTTGATCCAGCTTGTACAG GTATTAAAATATGAGCAATACCTCGAAAATCCTCTGGCCCGCTTCCTCCTCAAAAAGGCCCTGACCAATCAAAGGATTGGACATTTCTTCTTCTGGCATCTCAA GTCGGAAATGCACAATAAAACCGTGAGCCAGCGGTTCGGGCTGCTGTTAGAGGCTTACTGCCGGGCCTGTGGCATGTATCTCAAACACCTGAGCCGTCAGgtagaggccatggagaagctCATAAACCTCACCGACATCCTCAAACAGGAGAAGAAGGATGAGACGCAGAAG GTCCAGATGCGGTTTCTTGTGGACCAGATGAAGAGGCCGGACTACATGGACGCGCTCCAGAACTACACCTCTCCTCTAAACCCTGCCCACCAACTGGGAAACCTGAG GTTAGATGAATGCAGGATAATGTCATCAGCAAAGAGGCCCTTGTGGCTGAACTGGGAGAATCCTGACATCATGTCCGAGCTCCTCTTTCAGAACAATGAGATCATCTTCAAAAATGGAGatg acTTGCGACAGGATATGCTGACGTTGCAGATTATTAAAATCATGGAGAACATTTGGCAGAATCAGGGACTGGACCTACG gatgcTCCCCTATGGCTGTCTGTCACTGGGAGACTGTGTGGGTCTCATCGAGGTGGTGCGGAGCTCCCACACCATCATGCAGATCCAGTGTAAAGGAGGTTTGAAGGGAGCCCTGCAGTTCAACTCCAACACTCTGCATCAGTGGCTCAAGGACAAGAACAAGGGCGAAAT gtatgaCTTGGCTGTGGATCTGTTTACAAGGTCCTGTGCAGGCTACTGCGTAGCTACATTTATCCTTGGGATAGGAGACAGGCACAACAGCAACATTATGGTCAAAGATGAtggacag CTGTTTCATATAGATTTTGGTCACTTTCTGGatcacaagaagaagaaatttGGCTACAAGAGAGAGCGAGTGCCCTTCGTTCTGACTCAGGACTTTCTCATCGTCATCACCAAGGGATCCCAGGAGTGCACGAAGACCAAAGAGTTTGAGAG GTTCCAGGAGATGTGTTATAAAGCCTACCTGGCCATCCGGCAGCACGCTAACCTCTTCATCAACCTGTTCTCCATGATGCTGGGCTCTGGCATGCCTGAGCTGCAGTCATTTGACGACATCGCCTACATCAGAAAGACTCTGGCTCTGGAGAAGAGTGAGCAG GAGGCCTTGGACTACTTTATGAAACAGATGAACGATGCTCACCACGGAGGGTGGACGACTAAGATGGACTGGATATTCCACACAATTAGACAGCATGCACTAAACTGA